One window of the Maylandia zebra isolate NMK-2024a linkage group LG19, Mzebra_GT3a, whole genome shotgun sequence genome contains the following:
- the syt16 gene encoding synaptotagmin-16 isoform X1, with translation MASDSCLFVWSDQCVIVCPLSLSLLLPVTPEAIGFLSAVGVFIVALAVLFLFINKKLCFSRVGGLPCLEVHGRRKKGRAGIRQGLVNSYGDDDDDASSSSDSEDEILRQFEMSVSRSQNFRTAAANIGEQQPQQTHLSLGRRHKFTRLSDQEEGSTEPSDCEETAAQSQQGFQDPLSAVVEAKERASMLSLDRPAGDHPLASSDCPTVSMDQQSTEAVDHDKNEVTESPSAWTPEEEPPPLGEVSSQPGCSSPRTPISKCGDLVLSLEYRPAAEKLLVTVIAARDIPDKARSGMSAWQVHVVLLPSKKQRHKTSVQKGSLPHFNETFRFSRLEPSDLQKSAIRFRLYALGSRISRERMMGEKVLRLRGLNPDGGTMETTLVLEPRSNLKSVDSQLSLSAVSQSDSASSTQSLTHGGVPELLVGLSYNATTGRMSVELIKGSHFRNLAMNRPPDTYGRLTLLNSVGQEICRTKTTVRRGQPNPVYKETFIFQVALFQLSDVTLLISIYNRRSMKRKEMVGWIALGQNSSGDEEQLHWQDMREGRGQQVCRWHVLLEA, from the exons GCTGTCTGTTTGTGTGGTCTGATCAGTGTGTCATTGTGTgtcccctctccctctccctgctCCTGCCAGTCACCCCAGAGGCCATCGGCTTCCTGTCGGCGGTGGGTGTCTTCATCGTGGCATTGGccgtcctcttcctcttcatcaaCAAGAAACTGTGTTTCTCACGTGTCGGCGGTCTTCCCTGCCTGGAGGTACACGGTCGTCGCAAGAAAGGACGGGCTGGAATCCGCCAGGGCCTCG TGAACAGCTACGGTGACGACGACGACGATGCCTCCAGCTCGTCAGACAGCGAAGATGAGATCCTGAGGCAGTTTGAGATGTCCGTGTCTCGTTCACAGAATTTTCGCACCGCAGCAGCAAACATCGGTGAGCAGCAGCCCCAGCAGACTCACCTGTCACTGGGTCGACGACACAAATTTACCCGACTATCAGACCAGGAGGAGGGCAGCACTGAGCCATCAGACTGTGAAG AAACGGCAGCTCAAAGCCAACAGGGTTTCCAGGATCCGCTCTCTGCGGTGGTAGAAGCAAAAGAAAGGGCATCCATGCTCTCTTTGGACAGACCTGCAGGAGACCACCCACTGGCCTCCAGTGACTGTCCCACCGTGAGTATGGACCAGCAATCTACGGAAGCAGTGGATCATGACAAGAATGAGGTCACAGAAAGCCCCTCCGCCTGGACCCCAGAG GAAGAGCCACCTCCTCTTGGCGAAGTCTCGTCTCAGCCAGGCTGTTCTTCCCCTCGAACTCCTATCTCCAAGTGTGGAGATCTGGTCCTCTCCCTGGAGTACCGTCCTGCCGCAGAAAAACTGCTGGTCACTGTGATTGCGGCCCGAGATATCCCCGACAAGGCTCGAAGTGGGATGAGCGCCTGGCAGGTGCATGTGGTCCTGCTGCCCTCCAAGAAACAGCGACACAAGACCTCCGTGCAGAAAGGCTCACTCCCGCACTTCAACGAGACGTTTCGCTTCTCGCGCCTGGAGCCATCCGACCTGCAGAAGTCAGCTATCAGGTTCAGGCTGTATGCGCTGGGTAGCAGGATATCACGTGAGCGAATGATGGGGGAGAAAGTGCTGCGTTTACGAGGACTTAACCCAGACGGGGGGACGATGGAAACGACACTAGTCCTGGAGCCTAGAAGTAACCTGAAG AGTGTGGACTCCCAGCTCAGCCTGTCTGCCGTCTCTCAGAGCGACAGCGCCTCATCAACCCAGTCTCTGACCCACGGTGGCGTCCCTGAACTGCTGGTGGGTCTCTCCTACAATGCCACAACGGGACGCATGTCTGTGGAGCTCATCAAGGGCAGCCACTTCAGAAACCTTGCCATGAACAGGCCACCAG ACACCTATGGACGACTGACTCTGCTGAATTCAGTTGGTCAAGAGATCTGTCGGACTAAGACGACAGTACGCCGTGGTCAGCCCAACCCCGTGTACAAGGAGACATTTATCTTCCAGGTTGCTCTGTTCCAGCTGTCAGATGTCACTCTCCTGATCTCTATCTACAACCGCCGCAGCATGAAGCGCAAGGAGATGGTGGGTTGGATCGCTCTGGGCCAGAACAGCAGCGGCGATGAAGAGCAGCTTCACTGGCAGGACATGAGGGAGGGTCGAGGACAGCAGGTCTGCCGCTGGCACGTCCTGCTAGAGGCATAA
- the syt16 gene encoding synaptotagmin-16 isoform X2, translating to MASDITPEAIGFLSAVGVFIVALAVLFLFINKKLCFSRVGGLPCLEVHGRRKKGRAGIRQGLVNSYGDDDDDASSSSDSEDEILRQFEMSVSRSQNFRTAAANIGEQQPQQTHLSLGRRHKFTRLSDQEEGSTEPSDCEETAAQSQQGFQDPLSAVVEAKERASMLSLDRPAGDHPLASSDCPTVSMDQQSTEAVDHDKNEVTESPSAWTPEEEPPPLGEVSSQPGCSSPRTPISKCGDLVLSLEYRPAAEKLLVTVIAARDIPDKARSGMSAWQVHVVLLPSKKQRHKTSVQKGSLPHFNETFRFSRLEPSDLQKSAIRFRLYALGSRISRERMMGEKVLRLRGLNPDGGTMETTLVLEPRSNLKSVDSQLSLSAVSQSDSASSTQSLTHGGVPELLVGLSYNATTGRMSVELIKGSHFRNLAMNRPPDTYGRLTLLNSVGQEICRTKTTVRRGQPNPVYKETFIFQVALFQLSDVTLLISIYNRRSMKRKEMVGWIALGQNSSGDEEQLHWQDMREGRGQQVCRWHVLLEA from the exons TCACCCCAGAGGCCATCGGCTTCCTGTCGGCGGTGGGTGTCTTCATCGTGGCATTGGccgtcctcttcctcttcatcaaCAAGAAACTGTGTTTCTCACGTGTCGGCGGTCTTCCCTGCCTGGAGGTACACGGTCGTCGCAAGAAAGGACGGGCTGGAATCCGCCAGGGCCTCG TGAACAGCTACGGTGACGACGACGACGATGCCTCCAGCTCGTCAGACAGCGAAGATGAGATCCTGAGGCAGTTTGAGATGTCCGTGTCTCGTTCACAGAATTTTCGCACCGCAGCAGCAAACATCGGTGAGCAGCAGCCCCAGCAGACTCACCTGTCACTGGGTCGACGACACAAATTTACCCGACTATCAGACCAGGAGGAGGGCAGCACTGAGCCATCAGACTGTGAAG AAACGGCAGCTCAAAGCCAACAGGGTTTCCAGGATCCGCTCTCTGCGGTGGTAGAAGCAAAAGAAAGGGCATCCATGCTCTCTTTGGACAGACCTGCAGGAGACCACCCACTGGCCTCCAGTGACTGTCCCACCGTGAGTATGGACCAGCAATCTACGGAAGCAGTGGATCATGACAAGAATGAGGTCACAGAAAGCCCCTCCGCCTGGACCCCAGAG GAAGAGCCACCTCCTCTTGGCGAAGTCTCGTCTCAGCCAGGCTGTTCTTCCCCTCGAACTCCTATCTCCAAGTGTGGAGATCTGGTCCTCTCCCTGGAGTACCGTCCTGCCGCAGAAAAACTGCTGGTCACTGTGATTGCGGCCCGAGATATCCCCGACAAGGCTCGAAGTGGGATGAGCGCCTGGCAGGTGCATGTGGTCCTGCTGCCCTCCAAGAAACAGCGACACAAGACCTCCGTGCAGAAAGGCTCACTCCCGCACTTCAACGAGACGTTTCGCTTCTCGCGCCTGGAGCCATCCGACCTGCAGAAGTCAGCTATCAGGTTCAGGCTGTATGCGCTGGGTAGCAGGATATCACGTGAGCGAATGATGGGGGAGAAAGTGCTGCGTTTACGAGGACTTAACCCAGACGGGGGGACGATGGAAACGACACTAGTCCTGGAGCCTAGAAGTAACCTGAAG AGTGTGGACTCCCAGCTCAGCCTGTCTGCCGTCTCTCAGAGCGACAGCGCCTCATCAACCCAGTCTCTGACCCACGGTGGCGTCCCTGAACTGCTGGTGGGTCTCTCCTACAATGCCACAACGGGACGCATGTCTGTGGAGCTCATCAAGGGCAGCCACTTCAGAAACCTTGCCATGAACAGGCCACCAG ACACCTATGGACGACTGACTCTGCTGAATTCAGTTGGTCAAGAGATCTGTCGGACTAAGACGACAGTACGCCGTGGTCAGCCCAACCCCGTGTACAAGGAGACATTTATCTTCCAGGTTGCTCTGTTCCAGCTGTCAGATGTCACTCTCCTGATCTCTATCTACAACCGCCGCAGCATGAAGCGCAAGGAGATGGTGGGTTGGATCGCTCTGGGCCAGAACAGCAGCGGCGATGAAGAGCAGCTTCACTGGCAGGACATGAGGGAGGGTCGAGGACAGCAGGTCTGCCGCTGGCACGTCCTGCTAGAGGCATAA